The genomic region ACCCAGAGCTGAATGAGTGTTTAACGCTCAGTGAGCTCTGTGTCCTCCGTGGTTAAATAAGATTATGAAAACATTTTCACTTCCATCAGAAGAACCCAAAGGCAGGCCTGATTTTCTTTCCACGCTGAATGAACAGCAGAGAAAGGCGGTCACCCATACCGATGGCCCATTGCTTATTGTAGCCGGCGCAGGTTCGGGGAAAACCCGGGTTCTCACTTACCGGATTGCCTATCTCCTTCAACAATACAAAGCCGCTCCTGAGCAAATTCTGGCCTTGACCTTCACTAACAAGGCTGCGCGTGAGATGAAGGATCGCATTCAAAATTTGATTGGAGATAAAGGCAAGAAATTATGGATGGGTACCTTTCATTCCATATTTTCAAAAATCCTGCGGTTTGAAGCCGATAAAATTGGCTATGGCTCTGATTTCACCATTTATGATTCCAATGACTCACAAATGGTGGTTAAACAAATTCTGCAAGAGCTGAATTTCGATCCTAAAGAAATCAAACCTAAAACCATTCACAACAAAATCAGTGATTCCAAAAACCAACTGATTACGGCAGATACCTACCAGAAAAAGTTCGTAAGCAGTACGCTGGATGATATCACGGCAAGGGTATACAAAATCTACAACAAGCGGCTCAAACAAAGTAACGCCATGGATTTTGATGACCTGTTGGTGAAGCCTATTGAGCTGTTTCAAGAACACCCCGACTTACTGGAAAAATACCAGGAACGCTTCAAGTATATTCTGATTGATGAGTATCAAGATACCAACCATGCCCAGTATAAAGTAACAAAGATGCTGGCAGCCAAGTATAGTAATATTTGTGTGGTTGGGGATGACGCCCAAAGTATTTATTCGTTTCGCGGAGCCGATATCTCTAACATTTTAAACTTCAAAGAAGATTACGAAAACGCTACACAAATTCCTTTGGAGCAGAACTACCGCTCTACCAAAGCTATCCTTCAGTGTGCCGACTCCATCATCAAACAAAACACAAAACAACTCCAAAAAACGCTTTGGACGGAACAAGAATATGGTGAAAGAATTACGGTTCTGGAAAATTTTGATGAACGGGATGAAGCCAATCGTGTAGCCAGCCATATTCAAAGCTTAAAAATGCAGCAAGGTTATCAAAATAATGACTTTGCCATTTTATATCGCACCAATTACCAGTCTCGGGTATTTGAGGAAGCATTACGTCGCAAGGATTTAACCTATCAGTTGGTGGGCGGACTCTCCTTCTACCAGAGAAAGGAAATTAAGGATGTACTGGCCTATCTCACCTTGCTGGTAAATCCACATGATGAAACGAATCTTCTTAGGATTATTAATGAGCCTTCACGGGGCATTGGAAACAAATCGATACAGGATTTATTAAAGAAAGCACGTGAAGAAGGCCGGTCAATGTGGAGTATTATACAACATGTAGAAGATCTGGACGTATATAAACCGGCTAAAGCAAGAGTCCGTGAATTTGTAAATATGATTGATAACCTCCGTCAGGATCTTGAAAATGGAGCATCGTTGGTTAATACCACAAAATCAATGTTAGAGCAGTCCGGGTATATGAAAGCTCTTGTTGAAGAAAATTCTCATGAATCCATGATGCGGAGAGAAAATATCATTGAGCTCCAAAATGCGATTTCCTATTTTGAGAAAGGAAAATCGAAAGCCTCCTTGAGTGCTTTTTTACAGGAAATCAGCCTTATCACCGATCAGGATAAATTTGACGAAAATAAACCGGCCATTACCCTGATGACGATTCATGCTTCAAAAGGACTTGAGTTTCCGGTTGTTTTTATAGTTGGGCTGGAAGAAAACCTCTTCCCCATGGGGGCTCGTGATAACTTTGATGTGGATATTGAAGAAGAAAGACGATTGTTTTATGTAGCGGTGACCCGGGCTGAAGAGCGATTATATTTTAGTCACTGCCGCAGCAGGTTTAAATTTGGTGAAGAAACCCGGCAAGCACGTTCCCGCTTTTTAGATGAAGTAGATGCCGGTGTGGTACAAACTGAAACCGGAGCCACCATTACCCAAAGGAAAGACCGTTTTGAAGATAAATCATTCAAAAATTCAGATTATGAAGTAGACTACGATTGGAAACAATCACGCACTAAAAAAACATATAAATCACCCTCTGCTACTATTCAATATGACTATGAGGATGGTGAGGATCCTTTTCAGGTTGGAACTAAGGTTATTCATAATAAATTTGGACCGGGGAAAATCATTTCCAGATCAGGATTAGGAACAGACGCTAAAGTTGTTGTATTTTTCAAGAGCAGAGGACAGAAAAAGCTCATGTTACGGGCAGCCCCATTACAGGTAATTGATTAGACATAAGGCTAAGAAGGACATTTACATGCGGCAGTTTATTTTTATACTGCTTTTACTATGTACTTATCCGGCGATCAGTTTTGCTCAGCCGGTATTTACACCAAGAAATTTAGCACTTGGTGGCGGGGGGAGTACTTACATTACCGATTATAATGCCAACTTTTATAATCCTGCCAACCTGATGATTCAGGACCGTGAAGGCAGGTTTTCAGTTGGAGCGGGGATTACGGGTATTTACCTGGATGGCATTCAAAACTATTCCGGGTTGGGATCTCAGTTTAAAAATGCTAAGGACTATCTTAAAGTTTATAATCCCGATAACACAGTAATTACAGCATCAGAAAGAAACGATATTATTGACGATAATTTCCCGGGGAAGACGACCCTGTCTGATAATCGATTACGTTATGATGCCACACTTTTAGGCATGAAATGGATTCGAAATAACCGGGCATTTTCTATTGCTTTTCGAACCCGAACTTCATCCAATTTCAGAGTGGGACAAGGATGGTATTCTGATTCTTTTAAAAGATCTCTAAATGATGAACTCATATTAGAACGGTCTCTTATTCACCGTTATCAAAGTCTGCATGAAGTTTCATTCGGATATGCAGAATCATTCCGTTTTTTGACCGGACTCACTTCCCGGTTGGATAATTTTATAATAGGTATTGCTCCAAAACTAGTGGTGGGAACCGGTTATCAAAATGCGGAATGGAATAATATCTATGAGCAACAAGATGATGGAGGCTCAATAAATCGTACACAAAGCTTCACTTATAATGCTTCGGGGCAATTTGGAGCAGCTACCTCTGCCTATATGAATGGAACTTCCGTGGCTGAAGCCAACGCTACGTATTTTTCAAATAACTCTTTTAATATTAATGGAATAGGTGCCGGATTAGACATTGGAGTCACCTATCTCATCACATTAGGAAGTGATTTGTCTGCCGTGAGGCGTAATCAGCAACTTACTAAACGCTCCCTCAGGCTTTCATTTGCTATGACAGATATTGGCTTTGTTTCTTATGATAATGATATTGCCTCTTTCTCCCTCCCCGCAGATACAACCATAGGAGCACAACTTCCCGGTACAACTGCAGATAATGCTTTTATCGGGGCACGAGGTCAATATACGGATTTCATTGAACGCTTCGGAGAAGATAATCCATTTACAGGAACCTTGACAGACAGAACTGCTTTTGCCACGCTTTTACCCATGTCCTTACATGGAGGAGCATTACTTGAAATCAACCGGCTTAAATTAATGGGAGATGTCAGTATAGGGCTTACCAATAATGCATTCAATTCAACTAAGCTGGTTTCTTCTTTTGGAATGGAACTGCGTCCTTTTACATTTCTTCCATTAAGGGGAGGAATTCAGTTCGAGGCACAACGACCTGATTTTATAAGCTTTGGAACTGCTGTTGAAACCAAGAAATGGGATTTATCTTTAGCCGCTATCTTTACCCCGACTTCATTTATTGAAGAACCTGCGATTACCGGGGCGGCAGCGGCAACTCTTCAATTTCACTTTTAAAGCCTGACACTTTGCCCTACTTTACTGACAGGCAGCGGGTGATTATGACGGTTTGTATAAGATGAATGAAATGGCTTCGTATTTGCCTTTATTAAATAAAACAAAAAATTTTGCAGACTATTTTATTCTATGAGACAACGCTTTGATTTATTTCAAGATTTAGATCAGTCAGACGATAACTTCGATGACTTTGAACAAGCTATTCCCTTAATGTCGGAAGAGGAAGAGAAAAAACTTACCGAAGCCGAAATCCCTGACTCACTCCCTATTTTACCTTTAAAGAATACCGTTTTATTTCCGGGAGTTGTCGTACCCATTACCGTTGGTCGTGACCGCTCTCTTGCCTTGGTTAAAGAAGCCTATGAAGGAGACAAAATTATAGGTGTGGTAACGCAAAAAAACGAAGACATAGAAGAGCCAGAATACAAAGACCTCCACACTATTGGGACGGTTGCACAAATTCTGAAGCTCATTAAGATGCCGGACGGAAGTAAAAGCATTGTAATTCAGGGTAAATCAAACTTTAAAGTAAAAGATTTTACTCAAAGTGATCCCTATTTTAAGGCGGATGTGGAAGCATATCCTAAAGAAATGGATATTGAAGGATTGGAACTTGATGCTTCAGTACGAAACATCAAAGAGACTGCTAGCAAGATTATCAATATGTCTCCAAACATTCCTTCGGAAGCCTCAATCGCTGTTAACAACATAAACAGCCCTACATTTTTACTGAATTTCATTTCTTCCAACCTGAATGTTTCCGTTTCCGATAAACAATCGCTGCTGGAGATTCGCAAGTTCTCAGAGAATTTGGATAAAGTGATGGAATTCCTGGAAAAAGAAGTCCAGGTACTGGATATGAGTGAAAAAATCCGAACCAAGGTAAAGTCGGATATCGACGACCAGCAACGTGAGTTTTACCTTCGCCAACAAATGAAAGCTATACAAGAAGAATTGGGCGAAGACGCTGAACAACAGGATATAGAAAAACTCCGGGAACGTCTGGCGAAGAAAAAACTACCGGAAGAGGCCAAGGAAACTGTTCAGAAAGAATTACAAAGGCTGGAAATGACGCCAAATGCCTCTCCAAATTATGGCATTATCTACAGTTATGTAGAATGGATTTTAGATCTTCCCTGGGAAGAATTTTCTGAAGATAAGCTGGATCTGAAGTATGCCCGAAAAGTTCTCGATGAAGATCACTACGGCCTGGAGAAAGTTAAAAAGAGAATTGTAGAATACCTGGCCGTACTGAAGCTAAAGAAAGACATGAAGGCTCCTATTCTTTGCTTCTATGGCCCTCCCGGTGTTGGTAAGACCTCTTTGGGTAAATCTATTGCTCGGGCTTTAAATCGTGAATTTGAGCGTTTCAGCTTAGGTGGTATTCGAGATGAAGCCGAGGTTCGCGGACACCGCAGGACATATATAGGTGCTTTACCCGGAAGAATTATTCGATCCATGAAAAAAGCCGGAAAAGGAAACCCGGTAATCATGCTGGATGAAATTGATAAAGTGGGAGCCGATTATCGCGGAGACCCTACCTCTGCCCTGCTTGAAGTTCTTGACCCTGAGCAAAACAATACATTCACTGATAATTATTTGGAGCTGGAATATGATCTCTCTAAGGTTATGTTTATAGCTACTGCCAATTCCCTGGATACCATTCCCGCTCCGCTTAAGGATCGTATGGAAATTATCAATATCAGTGGATATACCCTTGAAGAGAAAACTCAGATTGCCAAAAAGTACCTGATTCCTAAACAAGTTGAAGAAAACGGTTTGAAGAAAGACCAAATTTCTTTTACCGATGACGCTATTGAACGTATTATTGATCAATACACTAGAGAATCCGGTGTTCGTAACTTAGAACGACAAATAGCCGGTGTATGTCGCGGGGTAGCAGCAAAAATTGCGTCTGATGAAATCGAGAATTTCGATGTAGATGGTGAGGATATTGAAGAATATCTCGGTAAACGTAAATTCTTTAGTGATGCTGCAGAACGAACAACAGTACCCGGCGTAGCTACCGGTTTGGCCTGGACACCTTACGGAGGTGACATCCTGTTTATTGAAGCAAGTGTTTCCAAAGGATCAGGTAAATTAAATATTACCGGGCAACTGGGTGATGTAATGAAAGAGTCGGCCATGCTTGCAATTTCTTACTTGAAAGCTCATTCGGATAAAGTGGGAATTCCTGAAGAAGCCTTTAAATACTGGGATTTGCATGTGCACGTTCCCGCAGGTGCAGTACCCAAAGACGGACCCTCTGCCGGTGTATCGCTGATGTCCGCTATAGCTTCTATCTTCACTCAACGAAAAGTTAAGGGAACCATAGCATTGACCGGTGAAATCACCCTTCGAGGTTTAGTTCTGCCTGTAGGCGGAATTAAAGAAAAGGTATTAGCGGCGAAGCGGGCAGGAATTAAACAAGTTCTGCTTCCTAAAAAGAATGAAAAAGATGTAGCTGAAATAGAGAAAGATGTTATCGGCGACCTAGAGGTTCAATATCTTGAACGCATGGAACCCTTGCTTGATATTATCCTGGAAGACAAGCCGGTGCAAGATCCCTTCGAATTCTTTCAAGTCAGTGATGCCCATAAAGCTGCTGTCAGTGGTAATAATGGAAAGATGCCTTCTGAGGATGCGGAGATTATTAGCGAAAAGAAGGATTCATAAATAAATCTCCGGATTCTGCAAAAGAAGTTAGAGCATGGGAAAAGCTATTCTTATAAAAGAATAGCTTTTTTTACACCTTTGGTAAATCTAGGCATACCTTTGAGCCGACCCCAATACCCACATTTCTTTCCCATTATTCAACGATCTAACTATCAATGCTCACTGGTCATGATAAATAAAGGCTGCATTTCGAAACTCTTATAAAAAGGCCTTAGCCGCTCAGTATTATAGTGACGGTTTACATTAACTACCTTCTTCTTACTGATAACTATATCAACCGGGACATTATCATAGCGGCCGTTTTTCAGCACTACAAGCCTCCCATGAATTTTTTCCAGGATCAAATCCAGGGCAAGGTTTCCATAAGCCATAGGTACAATGGAGTCAATAGCATCAGGATCTCCCCCCCGCACCAGGTATCCCAGTTTTTGATTAATAATATTTACCACTTTTCCTTTGTTGAATTTGGGAGATAGTCGTTTTAATTCTTCAGAAATCAAATCTCCTATGCCTCCTAGTTTTTTGTGGCCGTAAGCATCTGTGGTAGCATCCTGAAATATCATTTCTCCTCCACTAAACATGGCACCTTCCGAAACCAATAACATTGAATAATTACTTGGGTTCAAATTGCGGTCGTAACTCATTAATTCTGCAAGATGCTCAATTTCAAATTCATGTTCAGGAATTACACATCTGTTTGCAGCTCCGGCCATGGTTGGCAGCATTGCTGTGAATCCTGCATATCTTCCAAATACTTCCATTACCAGGAAACGCTCATGTGATCCTGCTGACGTCCTCAAGCTATTTGCATGCTGAATAGTCCGGGTAACACACGTGCTGAAACCGATACAATAATCGGTACCTGGTACATCATTATCCATGGTTTTGGGGATGGCGATTATTTTAACCCCTTTACTGTACAAATGAACTCCATAACTCAGCGTATCATCACCTCCTATGGGGATCAGGTAATCAACGCCTATCCACTCCAGGTTTTTTAATACCTCAGGTGTTAAATCATTTATTTCTTCACTGTATTTATCTTTTAAAAAATCCGGGATCTGGCTTTTTTTTACATGACTGGGACGGGTTCTGGACGTATGCAAAAAAGTGCCACCCGTTCTGCCCGCTTTGTTTACAATATCTTCTGAAAGTTCTCTAAAATTATTACTGTTATCGTATTTTTTATCTCTTACAATGTCGATAAGCCCTGCCCAACCCCGCCTGAAACCAATTACTCTATATCCCTCGCGAATTGCACGAATGGTAACTCCCCGTATTGCAGGGTTAAGCCCCGGCACATCACCTCCGCCGGTTAAAATGCCAATCGTTCCTTTATAGGTTACTTTCTTTGCCATACTGTCTCCATTTTAGGTGAACCCCATCAGAGCATACCATTACAATATGAAGCAATGATGAAAACTTCCTACTGAGCCCATACTTCATAATATCTTCAAATAGTTATTATATAAATAATGTAATCATCCCGGACTGAAAAGAGGACGTATGAAAAAAAGAATAGTAATAGTCGGGTCCAGCTTTGCAGGGTATAGTGCAGCCATTACTTTAGCAAAACTTCTTTCCGGTAAACATGAAATTATTGTAATTGACAGAAAGCCCGAGTTCATATTTTTACCTTCTTTTGTGTGGTATCCATTTGGAGATAAAAGCGTAGATAATATTTCTTTTGATGCCCGCCCTATTTATAAGGACCTTGGCATTAGATTTATTCAGGAAAATATTTATGGGTTTGATCTTAGCGACCAGCTTATCTATCTCCATGACCAGGAGATTCACTACGACTATCTAATTATTGCTACCGGTTCACGCCCCCGGTATGAAAGCATAAAGGGCCTCTATCCGGGTGAAAATTCCTGGTCTATAAGCGATCTTGAAAATGCTATTAAAACAAGAAGTGCCTGGAAAGCTTTTCTTAAAAATCCCGGGCCAATAGTTATTGGAGCCGCTCAATGGGCCGGTTATTTTTTTGCTGCTTATGAGTTTCTTTTCAATACCGTATATCAACTGGATAAGAATAAGCTGTTAGGAAAAATCCCGCTTCATTTCATTACCCCGGAACCTTATTTAAGCCATTTCGGAATTGGAGGGTTTGGAAGCAAACCGGAAGATGTAGAAAAATTTATCCGGAATTTACAAATTAATGCACACGTAAATTCAGAAGTACATCTGGTAAAACCACATGAAGTGATATTGGAAGACGGAACTCATTTAGAAACTGATTTTACTATGATTATTCCACAGTTTATTGGTGTTGATGCTGTAAGAACTACACGTAAACTGGCTGACGAATTTGGGTTAATTAAAGTAACAGAGGAATTTTATCACCCACAATTTCCAAATGTATATGCGGCAGGAGGTGCAGTCTCGATACCACAGCTTAATGAAACGACCATTGGACTAGATGTCCCTCGCACCCGCTCTACTTCTGAAATCATGGCAAAGTCTGCTGCACTTAATATTGCTTCCGAGTTGGAAGGCGGAAGCCGTGTTTCAATATCCACACAAAAATTATACGAATACTGCCGAAAAGACATGCAGTATTTAGACCATATGATTGCTGAGAGTAGCACTGAAGGCACAAAATCTCTTGCATACATTGCGAACAGAGCACAGGAAAGGTGGGCGGAACACTCAATGAAAAAATATATTGAGTCTTCTATTACAAAGGACTTTCTTGGGATATAGTTTTTTATAAAAATACCTCCCTTTTTATAAACCAAATTTATCTCCTTGTTAATCCCCTATCCTTCCTTATTTTTGACGCATGAAAAAAGGACGTGTTATACAATCAACCGGCAGCTGGTATCTTGTGGATACCGGAGATAAAATTGTTGAGTCTCGATTACCCGGCCGTTTCAGGCTTGAAGAGAAGGAAGTGACCAACCCCCTTGCTGTGGGTGATTGGGTAGATTTCAACCTAAATGATGATGGTTCCGGGAACATTGAGAAGATCCATAAACGGGAAAACTATATAACCCGTCAGGCTACCCATGGAAAGAGAGGTGAACAAATACTGGTTTCCAATCTGGACCAAGCCTGTGTAGTACAATCCATCAAACAACCCAGGTTGAAGGAAGGTTTTATAGATCGTTTTTTAGTGACTTGTGAAGCCTATGAAGTTAATCCTGTAATCATTATCAATAAAATGGATTTAGCCAAAAGCGGAGGAAAAGCTTTGGCCGAAGAACTCAAAGAGCTATATACTGAATTGGGTTATAAATGCTTACTGACCAGTATTGAAGATGAATTATCACTTAAATCAGTCCGGGCATTACTCAAAGATAAAACATCTGCTTTTATCGGGCCTTCGGGAGTTGGAAAAACCAGTTTAATCAACGCTATTGATCCTTCCTACAATTTAAAAGTGAATGAAGTTTCTGATTTTTCAAGTAAAGGAAAGCACACCACGACTTTTGCCCGGTTGATACCACTTAGTTTCGGGGGGTATATAGCTGACACACCCGGAATTCGTGAATTTGGTCTTGTAAATATCGAACCTTGGGAACTCTCCCTTTTTTTTCCTGAAATGTTGGAGCCGAGAGAAAATTGTCAATTCAGCAATTGTACACACGCTCACGAACCTAAATGTGGAGTGGCAGATGCTTTTGAAAAAGGTGAAATTGCTGCCAGCAGGTATCAATCGTATCTAAATATGCTTGATTCACTGTAAAAACAAATATTAAGATACTCAAAAAAGGGTATACCGTCTCTCCTAAATAATGCAGATATTAGCAAGCAACATTTAACAAATTTCAAGGAGTACAAATGTTTAACGGTTACCAAAAAATAATAAAATACCTATGTGCCCTACTCATCCTGGGGATCACTACAGTCGGTACAACTCATGCCCAATTAAATGACATTGGAGCTTTTCTACAAGCTGGTGCTGATGATGCCACCATTTTAACCAAAGAATATCTTAAGCCATTTCCAACAGGATTTGGAACCGGACTCAACGCAGGTTGGACTGAAAGTGCAGCACCTAAAAAAACTTTGGGCTTTAGTCTTCAAATACGTCCCTCAATTGCAGTAGTACCCGGATCAGATCAATCATTTGATATATCTTCTCTTGGTCTGGATAAAATTGTAGTTGCAGCCGGAGAAGATCCGGTTACCTCTACTATTTCCGGCTCCAAAGGAAGCGGACCTTTATTGGAAATTTATGACGACCCCAATTCCAACAATCCCCAGAAGCTCGGTGAGTTTAACATGCCGGGAGGAACCGGATTTTCATTTGTACCTGCTCCTGTGGTGCAGGCAAGCATCGGACTGGTAAAGAAAACCGATCTTACACTGCGTTATTTTCCTGAAACAGAAATTGGTGATTTCGGCAGCTTCAGCATAATTGGAGGAGCGGTAAAACACGAGATTTCCCAATGGTTGCCAGGCAGTAAATTGTTACCTGTAGATATTTCTTTGATGCTTGGATATAACCGAATTGGTGTTGATGCAGGTTTAGATCTTCAGGAAACAGGTACCAGAGATCCAAATGATCCTACCCTTACTTCTAATCCTAATCCGGATTTTGACTCACAAAAAGTTGTCACCACAACTGAGACATTTGTTTTTAATGCATTGGTTGGTAAATCTCTACCGTTAATCAGTGTTTATGGTGGGCTGGGATACCAAAAAGCTACTTTTGATCTAAGTGTAAACGGAGATTACCCTGTATCTTCTTATAATCCAATAACCCCGGGAGACGACTACATTGTAGTATCTGATCCAATTTCTTTCTCTTTGGACAGTAAAAGTTCCGCGCATGCACTTGCCGGCTTTAGACTTCGTCTGGGAATCCTGGCCATTTACGGTGAAGCTACCTTAGCAAACTATTTTACCGCAAATGCCGGTATTGGTATTAGCTTTAGATAAGCTGCACAAATAACATTCATATATAAAAAAGGCACTCAACGAGTGCCTTTTTTATATCAAATTTTTTACTGATTATTCTAATTATCAATCTTATGGTTAGCTAAAACCGGAGAATCCACTATATCATCGGTTTCAATCAGTCCATCTCTCAGTCGAATGATACGCCGTGCATGATCGGCAATTTCCTGCTCGTGAGTTACCACAATTATGGTATTACCCTGTTGATAAAGCTCTTCGAACAATAACATAATCTCTTCCCCTGTTTTGGTATCCAGGTTACCCGTAGGCTCATCGGCAAGTAAAATAGAGGGATTATTCACTAATGCCCGCGCAATGGCTACACGCTGGCGCTGACCGCCTGAAAGCTCATTTGGCTTGTGGTCTACCCGATCCCCAAGCCCAACTTTTGTTAATACTTCAGTTGCTCGTTTTTTGCGTTCTGCCGATTTCATTCCTGCATAAATCAACGGAAGTTCAGCATTTCCCAGGCATGATGTTCTTGGCAACAAGTTAAAAGTCTGAAACACGAAACCGATTTCCCGGTTACGAACTTCAGCCAGTTCTGCATCATCCATTTGGCTTACTTTGTTGTTATTAAGGACATATTCTCCGGATGTTGGGGTATCCAGGCAGCCAATCATATTCATCAGGGTAGACTTACCGGAACCGGATGGCCCCATAATGGCAATGTATTCATTTTCTTTTATATCAAAGCTTACCCCTGCAAGAGCGTGTACTTCTGTTTGCCCCATTTGGTATACTTTGGTTAAATTTGTGATCTGTATAACCGGTTGTTCAGACATAAATTCAATTAGTTAAATGTAGAAACTTTATTATTTACAGTGACTTTATCACCGTCATTCAAAAGGTTAGAAAGTGTTCGATAACTGCCAATTACTACTTCCTCCCCTGCTTCCAATCCCGACAGAATTTGGATGTGTGAATTGTCACTGATTCCAGTTTCCACTTCTTTTCGAATTGCTTTTCCATCCTCTATCACAAAAACAACTTTGCGCATATCTTCTTCCCTGATAATCAAGTCATCATCCTGGCTGTTGGCAAGCATAATTTCCGCTGAATCCTCTGTTTCCCCATTTTCAGAAGTTTGATCTTTAGCAAAATCTCGAACTGTAACCGCTTGTATTGGCACTGAAACCACATTTACGGCTGTTTGTGTTTCTATATCAATGGTAGCAGACATCCCAGGTCTGAAATTTGGAACAAAGCTTTCTTCCGGTCCTTCTGAGGCTTCATTGCGGACCATCTGTTCGGGGCTGCTGTCTATATTGTGTGGGGTAATAATTCTAACCTTTACCTGATAGTTGGTTACTTGCTCATTGGTGCCACTTCCTGTTATTTGGGCAGAATTAGCAATCTCTGTAACTACTCCGTTAAATTTCCGTTCCGGATACGCATCCACTTCAATTCTTGAAGTATCCGCATAGTCTACATTAACAATATCATTTTCATTAACCTCTACAAGTACTTCCATTCGATCCAGCAATGATACCCGCATCATCTCCGTACCGGCCATTTGTGCATTACCCAGCACTCTTTCACCTTCTTCAACAGTTAAGCCCGTAACTGTACCATTTTGAGGAGCTCGTATCACCGTTTGCTCAAGCTCTTCCTGTGCCTGGCGTAATTGAGCCTGGGCACTTTGTATTTGATACTCAGCCGCTTTGAGACTTGCTTTTTGGGAATCAAATTCCGATTTGGACTGAATGTACTCCATTTCAGAAATCAAGTCTTTCTCATATAAGGTATTGTCTCGCTGGTAAGCAGCTTCTGCTCGAATCAAAGCTGCACGAGTCTG from Gracilimonas sp. harbors:
- a CDS encoding FAD/NAD(P)-binding oxidoreductase → MKKRIVIVGSSFAGYSAAITLAKLLSGKHEIIVIDRKPEFIFLPSFVWYPFGDKSVDNISFDARPIYKDLGIRFIQENIYGFDLSDQLIYLHDQEIHYDYLIIATGSRPRYESIKGLYPGENSWSISDLENAIKTRSAWKAFLKNPGPIVIGAAQWAGYFFAAYEFLFNTVYQLDKNKLLGKIPLHFITPEPYLSHFGIGGFGSKPEDVEKFIRNLQINAHVNSEVHLVKPHEVILEDGTHLETDFTMIIPQFIGVDAVRTTRKLADEFGLIKVTEEFYHPQFPNVYAAGGAVSIPQLNETTIGLDVPRTRSTSEIMAKSAALNIASELEGGSRVSISTQKLYEYCRKDMQYLDHMIAESSTEGTKSLAYIANRAQERWAEHSMKKYIESSITKDFLGI
- a CDS encoding ABC transporter ATP-binding protein; translation: MSEQPVIQITNLTKVYQMGQTEVHALAGVSFDIKENEYIAIMGPSGSGKSTLMNMIGCLDTPTSGEYVLNNNKVSQMDDAELAEVRNREIGFVFQTFNLLPRTSCLGNAELPLIYAGMKSAERKKRATEVLTKVGLGDRVDHKPNELSGGQRQRVAIARALVNNPSILLADEPTGNLDTKTGEEIMLLFEELYQQGNTIIVVTHEQEIADHARRIIRLRDGLIETDDIVDSPVLANHKIDN
- the rsgA gene encoding ribosome small subunit-dependent GTPase A, which gives rise to MKKGRVIQSTGSWYLVDTGDKIVESRLPGRFRLEEKEVTNPLAVGDWVDFNLNDDGSGNIEKIHKRENYITRQATHGKRGEQILVSNLDQACVVQSIKQPRLKEGFIDRFLVTCEAYEVNPVIIINKMDLAKSGGKALAEELKELYTELGYKCLLTSIEDELSLKSVRALLKDKTSAFIGPSGVGKTSLINAIDPSYNLKVNEVSDFSSKGKHTTTFARLIPLSFGGYIADTPGIREFGLVNIEPWELSLFFPEMLEPRENCQFSNCTHAHEPKCGVADAFEKGEIAASRYQSYLNMLDSL
- a CDS encoding DUF6588 family protein; translation: MFNGYQKIIKYLCALLILGITTVGTTHAQLNDIGAFLQAGADDATILTKEYLKPFPTGFGTGLNAGWTESAAPKKTLGFSLQIRPSIAVVPGSDQSFDISSLGLDKIVVAAGEDPVTSTISGSKGSGPLLEIYDDPNSNNPQKLGEFNMPGGTGFSFVPAPVVQASIGLVKKTDLTLRYFPETEIGDFGSFSIIGGAVKHEISQWLPGSKLLPVDISLMLGYNRIGVDAGLDLQETGTRDPNDPTLTSNPNPDFDSQKVVTTTETFVFNALVGKSLPLISVYGGLGYQKATFDLSVNGDYPVSSYNPITPGDDYIVVSDPISFSLDSKSSAHALAGFRLRLGILAIYGEATLANYFTANAGIGISFR
- a CDS encoding efflux RND transporter periplasmic adaptor subunit, which codes for MSKRKSSSKKTLFWVVGVLGFIVLLGLTLRVTGVIGNSDTGKEVETATAKLKTITQLVSASGKVQPEIEVVIRPDVSGEIIELAVKEGDFVRQGDLLVRIKPDIYQAQIDNLNAALLTQKARLEQTRAALIRAEAAYQRDNTLYEKDLISEMEYIQSKSEFDSQKASLKAAEYQIQSAQAQLRQAQEELEQTVIRAPQNGTVTGLTVEEGERVLGNAQMAGTEMMRVSLLDRMEVLVEVNENDIVNVDYADTSRIEVDAYPERKFNGVVTEIANSAQITGSGTNEQVTNYQVKVRIITPHNIDSSPEQMVRNEASEGPEESFVPNFRPGMSATIDIETQTAVNVVSVPIQAVTVRDFAKDQTSENGETEDSAEIMLANSQDDDLIIREEDMRKVVFVIEDGKAIRKEVETGISDNSHIQILSGLEAGEEVVIGSYRTLSNLLNDGDKVTVNNKVSTFN